AAGCCGTTGATTTTGATACGACCCCAATACCCACTACGCGCAAGTTTTGCGATTTTCGCCTATAAGTTCTTCCATCATGTCCACGCATCCGAGAAGTTGTCATCGAATTTAAGCGCAAACCAAGTCGGCGGAGAGCCCTTAAAGGATCAAAATGAGCGACGCCTCATTTAACGCACAGGTCGTGTAGCGGCCCTTCATTCGTGTTATCAATTGTGTCAACCAGAGGATTGGTTGCTTTTTTCGACAATAGTTGCCCGCTTAGACGAGACACTGCTTAAACTAAAAATCAGAATTACTTCGCTTTGCGTCGATGAATAAAGTAGTCAACAAGTGCGAGACCAGAACATCAGCCCAACCTTCTATTTGCTTCGTCACGGCGAGACCGAATGGAACTCCCAAAAACGGAGGCAAGGACGTCGGGACTCGCCCCTGACCGACCGAGGCATTCGTCAAGCATTGGCAAACGCAAGTAAACTACGAAGCCGCCTTTCTTTCGATCATTCGCTTTCAATATTTTCGAGCCCGCTTGGCCGAGCTGCACAGACAGCATCAATCGTGATCAAGGAACTAGGTCTGCCGCCAGAAATCATCGAGTACGAGACCAGTTTGGTGGAATGCAGTTTCGGGCAATGGGAAGGATTGACTGAAAAAGAGATCACTCGACAGTTTCCCAAGGAATGGGAAGCGCGATGCTCTGATCGCTGGAATTATCCACCCCCGGGTGGAGAGTCCTATGCTGACGTGCACAATCGTGTTTCCTCATGGTATTCGAGCAGCTCGTTCGAAGGAACAGTGATAATTGTTGGCCACGGATTAACATCCCGCGTGTTTCGAGGAATCTTCCTGGGCCTATCCGCACAAGAGGTATTTGAATTGAACGAACCTCAAGACGGCTTCATCAGGTTGCAAGACGGACATTCAGCCTACATTGAACACTAAAGCTTCGTTGATTGGGCATTTGTCCCGAGTATCCGGTTTTCCGTTGGTTGCAGGTCCAAATTATTATCTCGATGAAGCGGGGGATATCGGCTCATTCACCGCAAATTCAATACGACACTGAGTTTTCACAAACTGCGCCCCTGTAGTTGAATGCGCCACTTCAAGGATAGATTTGTTTTTCTCGGTATGTTTTTTTGTTAGTGTAACACACTGTTCACGCCGACCTCTCCAAGCGAAGCAATTTCTGCTGCACACGGATCTTAATCGCATCCATTGGCCAGCCTTTCGGCATGATCCAATGCGGCTACCTAACAATTGCACGGTGCTTTAGACGATGGTTCTTTTGCAAATTTAGGCTAGTTGATGTGTCTGATCCTTCCCAACTGCAACTGAAAAGAACATGAACGGCGTCAGCTTTTGTGGCGCGGTGCTCACCGGCAATCGACACTCCACCTCACGCCCAAATCCGACAGATGCCTTTGAACCCGCCCAGGATAATCAGATACAATTGCATCCACGCGCAGGTCGATCATTCTGCCTATTTCTTCGTGCGAATTGACCGTCCATACGGCAACACATAGGCCCAGTTCTTTTGCGCGCGCCACATTTTCAGCCGTTACATCCGTGTAGTATGGGCACCAAAGCGAACCGCCAGCTTGCTTGACCAAATTTGGAATTTCATCACGACGACCACGAAAGTCAGGGCAAACCGCTTTCGAGGAATCCTCACCAACATCCGCCGCGTTTTCCGGAAGCTGCGTCAGGTAGGAAGACGGCATGTCAGGAGCCTGCCGCTGACACTCCTCCAACAGGTTCCAATCAAAACTGTGGAGCACCGCGCGCGAAGACAATCCTTTGTCACGTACTTCTTGAAGAACCCGCCCGACAAATTTCTTCCTATAAAGCGCATCGTGAGCCAAATCCGGATCCGACTTCAGTTCGAGCATCAAATAGGCGTCGCCGTATTTTGGATCATCAACCAAATCCAGCAAATCCTGCAACTTTGGAACACGGATGCCATCCAGTTGAGCCTGGTCCGGAAACCGTTGGCCATAAGCCGAATGACCATCCAACCGCCCGATGTCAAATTGCTGGATTTGCTCGAACGTCAATGACGAGACCTTCGGCTCTTCTCCGGTCAGAAACAGGCCATTTGCGTCACGAAAGCTAGGAGCGTGCAGCCGATGGTTGTGGGTTATGATCGGTACGTCATCGGCCGTCAGGACAACATCAAACTCAAGCAGCGGGACGCCGATAGAGAGCGAAAAGTCAAAGCCAATCATACTGTTTTCGGGCAGCACACCCCGCGCACCTCGATGCCCCACAACCCGGATCAGGTTTTTGCCACCACGAAAGGCTTCAACCTGTGGAAAGACCATCAGCCTTCCAACCTCTTGCCGGATGAATGGTCAAACAGATGCATGTGCTCTGAGGCAACTGAGAACCGCATGCTCGGATGCCGGCCTTCGATTGGGTGGACACCCGGAAGACTTATCGTAATCGCGTCGCCTGCATCCGTGAGCTGGCCATGCAATAAGGTGTTTGCGCCTAGCGGTTCCGCCATCTGAATAGCGGCTTCCAACGGACCATTGTCGTCCAGAAACA
The Ruegeria sp. SCSIO 43209 genome window above contains:
- a CDS encoding histidine phosphatase family protein, producing the protein MRDQNISPTFYLLRHGETEWNSQKRRQGRRDSPLTDRGIRQALANASKLRSRLSFDHSLSIFSSPLGRAAQTASIVIKELGLPPEIIEYETSLVECSFGQWEGLTEKEITRQFPKEWEARCSDRWNYPPPGGESYADVHNRVSSWYSSSSFEGTVIIVGHGLTSRVFRGIFLGLSAQEVFELNEPQDGFIRLQDGHSAYIEH
- a CDS encoding glycerophosphodiester phosphodiesterase family protein; translated protein: MVFPQVEAFRGGKNLIRVVGHRGARGVLPENSMIGFDFSLSIGVPLLEFDVVLTADDVPIITHNHRLHAPSFRDANGLFLTGEEPKVSSLTFEQIQQFDIGRLDGHSAYGQRFPDQAQLDGIRVPKLQDLLDLVDDPKYGDAYLMLELKSDPDLAHDALYRKKFVGRVLQEVRDKGLSSRAVLHSFDWNLLEECQRQAPDMPSSYLTQLPENAADVGEDSSKAVCPDFRGRRDEIPNLVKQAGGSLWCPYYTDVTAENVARAKELGLCVAVWTVNSHEEIGRMIDLRVDAIVSDYPGRVQRHLSDLGVRWSVDCR